The genomic DNA CATATGCAGATTTTACACATAAACATGTTGGGGAAGAGATGGAAGAGCAGGGATCTGAGCCTCCATGTCttgccccccttgagcaactcccGGGGGTCTcatcccaccatttgagaaccagtgccctagtccaacactcaaaccaatacacatGCTATCTCTTGTCTTGTATGGTTGGAATGTTGGAGTGTTGGGCTAGGCTTcccagagaccaggattcaaattccagctgaaccatggaaatccacaaggtgaccatatacatacatacatacatacatgagaTAAGAGACAGCTGgtgatacacagagagagagagagagagagagggccagtgtggtgtagtggtttgagcattgcactgtGACTTTGgagtctgaagaccagggtttggatcctgtgctcagccatggaaacccactgggtgaccttgggcaaatcatactctcccagccttagaggaaggcaaaggcaaacccacagtgaataaatcttaccaagaaaacacagTGAAAGGTTGGGCCGAGGACCgacctaagtcagaaatgacttgaaggcacacaacaacaaatacatatacCATATACATATACCACAGCACAGACAAACTGAGCACAATTGGTGATGGGGAGCAAGTAGGTGGCATGTGCATTTTGCTGATGGGGAATGGTGGTGTTTGTTGGTTTGGACTTTGCTGCTCCAATAGGTGAGCTGCCCAGATGTGAATGTTAGATCCTTTGCCACTTTCACTTTATCACCCTTTCCAttccccttctttccctccaaTGTTTCATTCAAAAAGTACCCCCAAAGTGCCTGAAAACAATTCAAATCAGGATTCTCTTTCAACCTCTTTATTTATGCATATAGAAAAAAATAAGCAAGTCAACAagctaatataaataaaatgtaaaaatattaaaagttaaaaatgaacaatattttaaaatattttaaaatatatttatatatttaaaataaataacattttagaaAGTACCAGTTCATTTTCTAGTAGACATTTGCCAAATGTAACTAAAACTAAGCTGTAGTCTAGTTTGCAATGCATGTGTTGTTCCAACCATGCTTCAATTTCTGCTTGTATTTAAGCCTCTTGGATGCTTAAACCGTATGTGCACGTTCTCTCCCACTCTTTCCTTGTCTCTCACAAATACTATTTAGCTAATTCTTAAAACTGGAGCTTGAATGGAGTGTATCTTGAACTAGCTTCAAGTGTCTTTTTTCCACAGGTCTTTGGGTACTTGTATATAAGGAAGAGTCTTCCTTCATCTTGGTAGTGAAATGTTGGTTTCAGAGGATTTGTCAAATCCATCTTTGGAATCAGTCTCTCAGAGAACAGTCAAGAGTTGGCTCTTAGCTTGCAATGGAGTCAGTCTTGCACAAATGtggatttttcatttttggtGTCTTCTGTAAGAATAGTATCCATGCACTCCCAAATCTCCCAACAACCAAGCATTTGACTTTGAAAAAGCTACCATGGAGATTCAGGCAGGTAAAGTGAACAGTTTAAAAGTGCAACTTTCAAGTTCAAGTTCTTTGATAGGGTTTGGTTAGACAAAGCAGTTCATTATGTGGAAGTCTAGTAGACAGTCTCTCTTTCCCGTGGTTCAAGGTCTTTTTGAACACCAGCtggaacacaaataaaaaaatccattaatCATTGCAGTTCtgttatatatatagatagatagatagatagagagagagagagagagagagagagagagcgagcactcatgccagcatgatgtagtgatttactcactgggctgtgactctggagaccagggttccaatctaccactcagccatggaaacccactaggtgaccttgagcaagtcacactttctcagcctcagaaaaaggcaacaccccccccccccccttaaatcttgccaagaaaaccctgtgacaggttcaccttagtcaGGTTCACAgtaaatcataaatgacttgaaggcacagagacaTTTAATTCTGAGATGACTACCAATTTTACGATCTGGTTACTGGAAGACTGATGACTGACTAAAATATCACACAACACTGTTGTAACACTATGCTTCCATGCTAACTGCTGTGGTTGCCTCCtgtggaaccttgggatttgcagtttatggaggggcatttagcattcccaaccagagagctcttaggccccactaaactacaagccccagaattccataggaaacAGCCACAGgagataaagtggaataatagtgttgtaacagtgtagtgtaatTGCCACCTTATATAGCTGGCTGCAATCACTACTACAACTTGGATGATTGGGTTATACTACCAACTTGCATCTTGCTTTGCACTTTGTACTGGCTGGACTGAGAGCTTTAAAGaaattaccttttggactacatttcccagggtaCCCTGTCCAACATGGCTGCTGGCTATGCTGACTGATGGATTCTGTGAGTCACCAGCCAAAATGTAACTGTCCCAAGTGCTGCTGAAATCATGTAATCTCAAACAGTCTGAAGTAAAAAAGGCCAAAGAGAATCTACAAGAGCTTTATTACTTGCTACAATAGAATTTTTCAAAGCACTAAGATTTTATCTCCCTTGTGCATATTGTTTGATCGAGCTAAtttgttgtatggtttttaattggtttttagattgtgaatgattgtatgaaatgttttaggatactttgtattgtttttttaaattggtatCGTGGGTTTTGTATTATTGGTTTATGGGTTGATATATTGTAGTGTTTTTTGATGgtgatttttgtaaaccgctgtgatctgcaaggaatagcggtatagaaataaaatttcattcattcattcattcatatttatttatttatttgcacagtGAACAAAGAACACCAACAAGACATAGGGATGAAATAGAgccctaaatcctattgctatgctatagtacagtcggcccttcttatacatggatctcttatacatggattcaagcatccacagtttgaaaatgttcaaaaaaagtataaatttcaaatatcaaaccttgattttccattttttatacgggacaccattttgctatgtcattatatttaatgggacttgagcatccacggatgttgttatccatgggggatcttggaaccaaaccccagcagataataagggTCCATTGTACTGGGTTTCAGTATTGCTCAACCAGTTGTGCAATAAACAACATGGCTTTGGCTCTCCTGTAACACAATAGTCGCTGAAGTTCTTCATCCTCCATTAAAGAATGTATTTATGGAACCTTCTAGCCAATGCTCCTAGGCTTGTGCAATGGGTTATGCCAACAGCACAGGGCTTGCAGGACCTGCAATAGGATCCCGCTGTTGTGCAACCACCAAGAAAGGTCCATTGTTTGCATAACAGCATTTAGGGCAGCATAAAGccacaacaggattccagctggaAAGTTTTTAagttgaagggaatgctgtggtttTGTCTGTGATAGTGTGGCTGCTGTTGCATCTGGATACTTTGGTTTGGCCAACTTTCAGATGTTAATGTGCAATGTGGAGACAGAGCCACACACATAAGCCAGTGGGTGATCCTAGGTTTTGGAAAGAGTCTTGAACAAGAACTGAgtatacattttatattaaaggaaaggaaaataacccTAATGTCAAAGGTGATGAACATGTCTCCCTCCAAATATTACTGGATGGCAATTCTCATAATCCTTCAATAGTGGCTATACTGGCTAAAATTTATAGGGGCTGTTGTCAAAGAACAACTGGAGAAAAGactataaaatcaatttaaaagatacttgctgtatatactcatgtataagtctagaaatttaggttaaaaattgactctaaaaacctgagttgacttatccacgggtcaatgtaagtactgtatcttaaatcacacagacatatatatggcgaaaggcaagagtttaatctcctctggaagcactgacccctttctactctctcatccatccagcctttagtattgCTTTCGTTTACTTCGtgctttacatccttcattacatgcctctaagttttatcctcgacttatccatgggtcatatcaaaatccattattttgctCCCCAAACTTTCCTTCAACTTAtaaatgaggtcgacttatagtcaagcatatatGGTAACTTTACTCATTTATCATTGAAGCTCTTTAACTGAAATCAACTTATATAACATTTTCCAATTAGcctgaaaaaatgtgtgtgtgtgtgtatggagagagagagactaagtACACACAAAACTGCCCATCTTTAAGAATAACTTcctacatatataatatattcactaaattaatttaattttacatAATGTACATGGCAGGAATTAAAGCCCATCTGAGTAGAGAATGACATACTTCCACATAAAGACAACATATTCCTTCATTTAGCAGCATAAAGATATCACACAGATCCCAGTTCAGTAAGCATTTTCTtcatataattaatttttaaaattcaagattTTTAAATCAGGAAAAGAATACAATCAGATTCAAAACAATCACATGCACATAGAGAATTATTCTTTCTTTAGTGAAATCATTTAGGATATAAAACACTTACCTTACTTGTCCAGCCTTTTCATAAGTTCATTAAGAACTATGGGATAGATCACCGAAACCTCATCTCGCACTCTCTTCCAGGCACAAAGACTGTACTGTCTATCTTTAAGGAATGTATGGAGTTTTCTGAAGTATTTCTTCAATGCTAACTTTACACAGAAGTCTTTAAACGTTATCTCAGCAGTAGAGCACTTCCTCCATGTTATACATTGTTGGTCAAGGGCCCTTTGGAAAAGCTCTGTGGCTGTCGCATTCCATTGTGCTTGGGTGAAGTTGTGCTGAAATACTATTAGGATGGACTCAAGGATCAGCCCTACTGCCATTCTTACATCCTCTTTGCTGCATGTGCGGATTTTGACCATGGGAAAGCCAAAGTCTGGATCTCCAGGGCACTTCTGCGGTGATTGCCGTCCTTCCATTGCCTCCAGGAGTCCCATGGTTTCCCCAATCTCTTTTGTCTGATATTGCACAATTAAATCACAGTCCAGTGTTGCAATATCAGATGCCAACAGAAGCCACAGACCAATTGTCTGCAGAACCCCGATGGGCATTTTGCTTCTCATTTGGTGGGCTGTATAGACAGGTTCAAAGCCTGCAGCTCCTCCAAAGTCTTCTCCAGATATGCTCTGGAATAATTTCTTTGCATTCATTTATTGTGAGCTATCAAGGAACTTTCCTTACATCAGTCTGGGACCTCttagttgttgttttcatttcttaGTTTCATTTTCACAGCATCAGGTACTTTTGATCACTTTGGAATTACTGTACCCTTCCTCCAAAAGACTTGGGCTGCCTCAAGATGGGATCTGTTTTATATGTCTATATACAAAAAGCTCTTTATTGATAATGTCCTGCTTTTCAATATTTCCTATTGTAGAAATGTTCTTATTATTGTCTCAGTTTGTACAGGAACTTTCTTTGACTGTTGCTGTGCTAACACAGCATAGCTATGAGTCATTTGAAGGCTGCTCTAATCTAGTGTGTGTGAACAGGTTGATTATTGTCAGGAATAAAGAAAGATGGGAGAATAAAGTTTCTTGGGGTATGTCCCATTCATTGCTACCTTAgctctcattttgggagaaaggtgggatataaataaataaataaataaaataaaaattctctcCTTCCTGTGTCATCCTCTgaagattttaaatatttcaagactAGATAGGCAGCAGGGATGCTTCTATGGAAGACActttttgggtgcatctacactgtaaaaaataatagtttgacatcactttaagtactgtaactccattttatggaatcctgcgattgtagttttacaagagctttaaccttctttgccagagtgctggtcttcacaaaactacaaatcccaggattctgtaggatggagccatagcaattaaagtggtgtcaaatttttacagtgtagatgcatcctgaagAAAGCTAGATAATCAAGTAAAAGTTCTTCCAGTTTTCACTGATGAAATGTTGGATGATATGCAGATGTCTTATCTAGATTTCCACTCCTGGGTCTATACCTCACCTTTGACTCCTTAATGAGGACCAAATGAAGCATGGCATGTGCCACATTGTTTATATGCATGTGCAGGTTTAACAAATAGCCAGTAGGAGGTTGACTGTGAGGTGGGATATAAGGCTTTAACCCTTTGATGTTGTTGTGGTTCCAAATGGAATTCTCCTCCCAGTTCCATCCATTTGTAAATAAGAGACTTGAGGGAGCTGATCTGGATCAGAACTACATTAGGAGCAAACTGATAAGCCCCTAGTCTGGAGCATAAACCTTTGGCTCTTCAGATggtttggcctacaactcccatcagccacagccagcatTAATAGAAGTAAGTGACTATGGGACAGGACAAAAACTATCCCAGCCCTGTTCTATATCATGATGCTAATTCAGCCCAGCCCTTgctattaaaaacagcaacatgtCCACAAGAATGAATGTTGCGAGGAACAGTACATCTAATATAGCTCTGAGTTGGCAAAAAACTGTAAAAAgaacggcaaaatgccactccttttcttGCCGGGGAAAAGGTGTGTTTGCCGCTGCTGCAGCACTTTCCAGGGCTCCTTTTGGcattgtgtcatctggatgcagcgccaaagtttacatcccatgcctagcgTGGAAATAAAAACCAGTGTGCGAATGTCCTATGATAATGTAAATCCACTTTTCTGTTGTTGCAGAGGTCATAATTCAGAGGTCATAATTCAAAGTttctttgaatcccaattttggggggaaagcagggtaataataataatgataataataaatgttcTGAACATGCTATGTACTACCAACATTTTCCCCTAACCAACATTTTCAAGATAGCCATTTCTGTGTTGGTGGAAAgcagggatcatagaatcatagaatcataaagttggaagagaccacaaggtccattcagtccaaccccctgccatgcaggaaatccagatcaaagcatccccgacagatggccatccagcctctgtttaaagacctccaaggaaggagactccactacactccgagggagtttgttccactgttgaacagcccttactgtcaggaagttcttcctaatgttgaggtggaatctcttttcctggagcttgcatccattactttgggtcctgttctcaggagcagcagaaaacaagcttgctccctcctcaatatgacatccattcaaatatttaaacagggctatcatatcagctcttaatcttcttttctccagggcaaacatccccagttcctcataggacatggtttccagacccttcaccattttagtcgccctcctttggacacgctccagtttctccacatccttcttgaactgtggtccctagaactggacacaatattccaggtgaggcctgaccaaagcagaatacagtgtactcttacttctcttgatctagaccaggggttggcaacctacagcCCGTGAGCCGGCtgtggcctggcgaggccttgggaccggccccagcccggtcctgctgctgattgccgccccCGCTGCAGCTTCCGCACCGCTCCAggcaccattttgagttcagccccccagttgtctgagggacagcaacctggcccccggctcaaaaaggttgcctacccctgagacactatacttttattgatgcagcctaaaattgcattggcctttttagctgctgcatcgcactgttgattcatgttcaacttgtggtctacttggactcctagatccctttcacatgtagtgtcattcagccaggtgtctcccatcctatatctgtgcattttatttttctgccctaagtgcagtaccttacatttctccgtgttgaatttcatgttgttagctttggcccagctttcaagtctattcaggtcatggcttgggcctgagttacttgagggagcacctctccctacataatccgccccgcacccttagaacaatggggaaataTGTACTTGAATGCCCAAGGGTGAGATTAGcagcaactcaccaaagagcttacTCAGTGGCAGCACCAACCCATTGGAATGCACTCCCGGAAGAGACTCGACTTAGCCCTACActggaaaccttcaagaaggctttgaaaactTACTTCTTCCAGGTAGCATATCCTTCCAATGAGTCATAGAGAAAGTATTCCCTAATAGATTAAGGTCATCTGATGGCCcaactgtttttaatatgctgttttaaatttttttattgtattatctgTATTGCTGTTGGGCTGTATTATGACatgtgtgaactgctttgatctggagggaaagcggcatacaaatgaaactttattatttatttattattattattttgaattttgatcctgtcctctggggtattagctattcctcctaatttggtgtcatctgcaaatttgataagtatgctcccaattctgtcatccaggtcattgatgtcATCCAGGTCATCTttatgttgaataacactggccccaggacagaaccctgtgggaccccactggtcacatctctccaggatgaaaaggtgccattgttgagcaccctttgggttcggccagtcaaccagttacaaatccatgtaacagttaccttgtctatcccacattttacaagcttgtttgcaagaatgtcatgagaaaccttgtcaaaggctttactgaaatcaagatatactatatccacagcattcccttcatctatcaagctggtaattttatcaaagaaagagatcagatttaaCATCCAGCTATAGTCTTGCAACGAACAATAGCAATACACAGCAATAGCATCACACTTGGGGACACCACAGGAGTCTCAGGAAGTCTATGAGGATGTCTGGACTGTTAAAGTGtccagaaaaaggaaaatagtCGAATGCATCTCTGCAGCTCTCCCTGCTCTCCACTGACACAGAAATGGCCAGTTGGATGGGTGAACTGTAGCAGAGGAAAAGATGGTTTTTGATGGCTTCCACCAGGAAATCTAAAAGGTAGTTCAACAACAGTGGTGCAAAACCAAATAGGAACAACTttctttttgcaccattcttttgaaTCACTTAGTATTGTAGATACATGGTGGAGATACATTTCCCAATGCAGTTTCTTGGCTGTA from Sceloporus undulatus isolate JIND9_A2432 ecotype Alabama chromosome 2, SceUnd_v1.1, whole genome shotgun sequence includes the following:
- the LOC121920524 gene encoding interferon alpha-13-like; this encodes MNAKKLFQSISGEDFGGAAGFEPVYTAHQMRSKMPIGVLQTIGLWLLLASDIATLDCDLIVQYQTKEIGETMGLLEAMEGRQSPQKCPGDPDFGFPMVKIRTCSKEDVRMAVGLILESILIVFQHNFTQAQWNATATELFQRALDQQCITWRKCSTAEITFKDFCVKLALKKYFRKLHTFLKDRQYSLCAWKRVRDEVSVIYPIVLNELMKRLDK